A section of the Campylobacter lanienae NCTC 13004 genome encodes:
- a CDS encoding DUF507 family protein, protein MRIKLPHAPYIARKIANDLFKSGFIKFKSGTEPIVAVAQDILYADINKERALEERVKELLEQNENEIDFMQVDRKSMFWLIKKKLAKDFGVMLAYDDRYSSLSHEILQRLWKENLIDYSVSENRVKNLIYSAIESYLKQYESIEDIVADRLDNYKKKLIPGTDEYDLIFERLYEEELSKRGMI, encoded by the coding sequence ATGCGTATTAAACTTCCTCATGCTCCATACATAGCAAGAAAAATTGCAAACGATCTATTTAAATCTGGTTTTATCAAATTCAAAAGCGGAACCGAGCCTATAGTGGCTGTAGCTCAAGATATTTTGTATGCTGATATAAACAAAGAAAGGGCCTTAGAAGAGCGTGTAAAAGAGCTTTTAGAGCAAAATGAAAATGAGATTGATTTTATGCAAGTTGATCGCAAGAGTATGTTTTGGTTAATCAAGAAAAAATTGGCTAAAGATTTTGGTGTGATGCTTGCTTATGATGATCGTTATAGTAGCTTATCTCACGAAATTTTACAAAGATTATGGAAAGAGAATTTAATAGATTATAGCGTATCAGAAAATAGGGTTAAAAATCTCATATATAGTGCGATAGAGAGTTACTTAAAGCAGTATGAATCAATAGAAGATATTGTGGCTGATCGCTTGGATAATTATAAGAAAAAGTTGATTCCAGGCACAGATGAGTATGATTTGATATTTGAAAGATTATATGAAGAAGAGCTTAGTAAAAGAGGGATGATATAA
- a CDS encoding MotE family protein, with protein sequence MKLYFTLFLSIFLYANSDEILADREANIAKNLELIDSSRQELEAYRAATTTLFNQREAQILAKEKELNATLQTISQKEENIKNMLDKNEKILSELKSITSDKVLEVYAKMKDAPAATIISELPRDEAAKVLHSLEAKKISSILAKMDPQIAAELTQILKNDELFKDLNSTK encoded by the coding sequence TTGAAGTTATATTTTACACTTTTTTTAAGTATATTTTTATATGCTAATAGTGATGAAATTTTAGCTGATAGAGAGGCAAATATCGCTAAAAATTTAGAGCTAATAGACAGCTCACGCCAGGAGCTAGAAGCTTATAGAGCTGCTACTACTACTTTATTTAACCAGCGTGAAGCTCAAATTCTAGCCAAAGAAAAAGAGCTTAATGCGACATTACAGACCATATCTCAAAAAGAAGAAAATATAAAAAATATGCTTGATAAAAATGAAAAAATTTTATCCGAGCTAAAAAGCATTACAAGCGATAAGGTATTAGAGGTATATGCTAAGATGAAAGACGCCCCAGCCGCTACTATAATATCAGAACTCCCAAGAGATGAAGCGGCGAAGGTTTTACACTCACTTGAAGCTAAAAAGATATCATCAATTTTAGCTAAAATGGATCCGCAAATAGCAGCTGAACTTACGCAAATTTTGAAAAATGATGAGCTTTTTAAGGATTTAAATTCAACTAAATAA
- a CDS encoding flagellar FliJ family protein yields MNNKFSQIVKVKEEELNKIEMSLAKSKATFRELSRSMDAINTELNMSQFPKSGSSSKIKSTIEQQKLLRSQKDKIKEKMLLIQKEIVHFEFKYKKAYVELEKVKYMEKEEIQKELKNLKKKESKELDELGNMRRSSMR; encoded by the coding sequence ATGAATAATAAATTTTCACAAATAGTCAAGGTAAAAGAAGAAGAGTTAAATAAAATTGAGATGAGTTTAGCTAAATCCAAAGCGACATTTCGTGAGCTTAGTCGCTCTATGGATGCTATTAATACCGAGTTAAATATGAGTCAATTCCCAAAGAGTGGCTCATCATCTAAGATCAAATCCACCATAGAACAACAAAAGCTCTTAAGAAGTCAAAAAGATAAGATAAAAGAGAAAATGCTACTTATCCAAAAAGAGATTGTGCATTTTGAATTTAAGTATAAAAAGGCATATGTAGAGCTAGAAAAAGTAAAATATATGGAAAAAGAAGAGATTCAAAAAGAGCTAAAAAATCTCAAGAAAAAAGAGAGTAAAGAGCTAGATGAATTAGGAAATATGCGTCGCTCATCTATGCGTTAA
- a CDS encoding adenylosuccinate synthase, with protein MTKADLIVGIQWGDEGKGKIVDMLSQNYDLVCRSGGGHNAGHTIWVNGVKYALHLIPSGILHPNIINIIGNGVVVNPEALIEEMSQFENLQGRFYISDRAHLNLTHHSLIDQAKERLKGDKAIGTTGKGIGPAYADKISRTGHRIGELLNPKELSENLISDLESNRAYLDALGVKIPSKDELYQKLSSFKEALEPYIADTTQILWSAMDENKKILLEGAQGTLLDIDHGTYPYVTSSNTISAGACTGLGLSPKSIGNVIGILKAYTTRVGNGAFPTQDSGKDGDTMCEVGKEYGTTTGRRRRCGWLDAVAVRYASRLNGVDSYALMKLDVLDGFKSVKICKAYKYKGEIIDYMPSNLDEVTPIYEELDGWDSISGIRKYDDLPQNAKIYIKRIEELTGVRVSIISTSPERSDTILR; from the coding sequence ATGACAAAAGCGGATTTAATAGTTGGAATTCAGTGGGGCGATGAGGGCAAGGGTAAGATAGTTGATATGCTCTCACAAAATTATGATTTAGTATGTAGAAGTGGCGGCGGGCATAACGCAGGCCATACTATATGGGTTAATGGCGTTAAATACGCTCTTCACCTAATCCCAAGTGGAATTTTGCATCCAAATATTATAAATATTATCGGTAATGGTGTTGTGGTAAATCCAGAAGCGCTTATAGAAGAGATGTCGCAATTTGAGAATTTACAAGGGAGATTTTATATCAGCGATAGGGCGCATTTGAATTTAACTCACCACTCTTTAATTGATCAAGCCAAAGAGAGATTAAAAGGCGATAAAGCCATAGGCACCACGGGCAAGGGTATAGGTCCAGCATACGCCGATAAGATCAGTCGCACAGGGCATAGGATTGGCGAGTTGCTTAACCCAAAAGAGCTTAGCGAGAATTTAATAAGTGATCTTGAATCAAATAGAGCCTATTTGGATGCCCTTGGCGTGAAAATCCCTAGCAAAGATGAGCTATATCAAAAGCTTAGTAGCTTTAAAGAGGCACTTGAGCCATATATTGCTGATACTACTCAAATATTATGGAGCGCTATGGATGAGAATAAAAAAATCCTTCTAGAAGGAGCTCAAGGCACCTTACTTGATATAGATCACGGCACATATCCATATGTTACTAGTTCAAATACCATCTCAGCTGGAGCTTGTACTGGGCTAGGTTTAAGCCCAAAAAGCATCGGTAATGTGATTGGAATTTTAAAAGCCTATACCACAAGAGTTGGTAATGGCGCTTTTCCAACACAAGATAGTGGCAAAGATGGCGATACAATGTGCGAAGTAGGCAAAGAGTATGGCACCACAACGGGTAGAAGAAGAAGATGTGGATGGCTAGATGCCGTAGCTGTGCGATATGCATCAAGATTGAATGGTGTAGATAGCTATGCGTTGATGAAGTTAGATGTGCTTGATGGATTTAAGAGTGTTAAAATTTGTAAAGCATACAAATATAAAGGCGAGATTATAGATTATATGCCATCAAATTTAGATGAGGTTACACCTATTTATGAAGAGTTAGATGGTTGGGATAGTATTAGCGGGATTAGAAAATATGATGATCTTCCACAAAATGCTAAGATATATATAAAACGAATTGAAGAGCTAACAGGAGTTAGAGTTAGCATTATATCAACAAGTCCAGAAAGGAGCGATACAATACTAAGATGA
- a CDS encoding ATP phosphoribosyltransferase regulatory subunit: MNLSTQKIYEHDIPDGSKLYFGSSAKLKRRIESKAADILEDNGFSEIITPYFSHHQRQSVKAENLIRFSDKQNSEIALRSDSTIDVVRIATKRLKDSNTKRWFYIQPVFKYPNSEIYQIGAEILGDSSVMPCIDIVGQIFKEFGIEAHLQISNIQIPKIICQLLNLPISVFENGRLEVILGLDLPWLNLLANIKSDSDIDSVIAIAPSELKEPLRSMKGLANNYEKRIYAPLYYSKMRYYDKLFFRFLCDNSVLSSGGSYEIDGNISAGFAIFSDAVIENLRSR, encoded by the coding sequence TTGAATTTATCCACACAAAAAATTTACGAACACGATATCCCTGATGGCTCAAAGCTATATTTTGGCTCTAGTGCGAAGCTAAAAAGGCGTATAGAGTCCAAAGCAGCCGATATCTTAGAAGATAACGGCTTTAGCGAAATCATTACTCCATATTTTAGCCATCATCAACGCCAAAGCGTTAAAGCTGAAAATTTAATACGATTTAGTGATAAGCAAAATTCAGAGATAGCTCTTCGCAGTGATAGCACGATAGATGTGGTTAGAATAGCCACAAAAAGGCTAAAAGACAGCAACACCAAAAGATGGTTTTATATCCAGCCGGTATTTAAATACCCAAATAGTGAAATTTATCAAATCGGTGCCGAAATATTAGGTGATAGTAGCGTTATGCCTTGTATAGATATAGTTGGGCAAATTTTTAAAGAATTTGGCATTGAAGCGCATTTGCAAATTAGCAATATACAAATTCCAAAGATAATATGCCAACTTCTGAATTTACCAATTAGCGTATTTGAAAATGGCAGATTAGAAGTGATATTAGGACTTGATCTGCCGTGGTTAAATCTTTTGGCAAATATAAAAAGTGATAGCGACATAGACTCAGTAATTGCTATAGCCCCAAGTGAGTTAAAAGAGCCATTAAGGTCTATGAAAGGCCTAGCTAATAACTACGAAAAACGCATATACGCACCTTTATACTACTCTAAAATGCGATATTATGATAAGCTATTTTTTAGGTTTTTATGCGATAATAGTGTTTTAAGTAGCGGTGGAAGCTATGAAATAGATGGTAATATTTCAGCTGGGTTTGCTATATTTAGCGATGCTGTGATAGAGAATTTAAGAAGCAGATAA
- a CDS encoding PAS domain S-box protein has translation MRQGRVFLASGLLRRAIAILVIFIAMSIFSLYFIFSNDSVNSIMYLYFSTFIIVLLALFLDIFLYIKNNIILPIANTKIFIDKLAAKEIIAPVSNLDFYYINNSIYEFFTSWVCAENSLKYYIEYYSLLFDKSDIKILFIDAKDGSIMDASRCAVDFYGYSKGELLTMSIFDIQIDDKSSYKKHKLSNGDIKFVEVISTPVSLYFNDSYFMIILDATKAQEKIEGLNSEISMIENNPAIVFKFVYADEWIVTGLSSNINLLIQNNDKNLDLKSICHSDDIEPLSLEIKRKIKLENSIYDTKKELDRSYRFKLVSGEYGWFRIFVSSSKNINGEIEVTMFLLDNTNQEILREILISKLKRHESRILSSNLLGFEYFASSGVLKFSVDFVEYLGYKNSIDMGVGSIEDIYKIVYRDDIDIFIDELDRYIDGSSRLVECNVRLLKKDGKQIYAKIKAKALDTLNDSDEIIGTAIDISDHQRYVVQNALTNAIMSSSINGILICDVNGDILDVNDSFTKITGYSKEDVIGKKPKVLRSDKHDNVFYAKMWSDIKHFGSWSGKIYNKNRAGEVYLEHLVITAIKDEHDIIQRYIASFYKIME, from the coding sequence ATGCGACAAGGCAGAGTTTTTCTCGCTTCTGGGCTACTTAGACGAGCTATAGCTATATTAGTAATATTTATTGCTATGAGTATTTTTAGCCTATATTTTATATTCTCTAATGATAGCGTAAATAGCATTATGTATCTATATTTTTCTACATTTATTATAGTACTTTTGGCTCTATTTTTAGATATATTTTTGTATATCAAAAATAATATTATTTTACCCATCGCAAATACCAAAATATTTATAGATAAACTTGCAGCCAAGGAGATTATTGCTCCTGTTTCGAATTTGGATTTTTACTATATCAATAATAGTATTTATGAGTTTTTTACATCGTGGGTTTGTGCTGAAAATAGCTTAAAATATTATATAGAATATTATAGTTTATTGTTTGACAAAAGTGATATCAAGATATTATTTATAGATGCCAAAGATGGCAGTATAATGGATGCTAGCAGATGTGCGGTGGATTTTTATGGATACTCTAAGGGTGAGCTTTTAACCATGAGTATATTTGATATCCAAATAGATGATAAATCATCATATAAAAAGCATAAATTATCTAATGGCGATATTAAATTTGTTGAGGTGATTAGCACGCCTGTGAGTTTGTATTTCAATGATTCATACTTTATGATTATACTAGATGCCACAAAAGCGCAAGAGAAGATTGAAGGTCTAAATAGCGAAATTTCAATGATAGAAAACAACCCAGCTATCGTGTTTAAATTTGTATATGCTGATGAATGGATCGTTACTGGGCTTAGCTCAAATATAAATTTACTAATCCAAAATAATGATAAAAATCTAGATCTTAAATCCATTTGTCATAGCGATGATATAGAGCCTTTAAGCTTAGAGATCAAACGCAAAATCAAACTAGAAAATAGCATATATGATACCAAAAAAGAGCTTGATCGCTCTTATAGGTTTAAGTTAGTTAGTGGCGAGTATGGGTGGTTTAGGATATTTGTATCAAGTAGCAAAAATATAAATGGCGAGATAGAAGTTACTATGTTTTTGCTAGATAATACCAATCAAGAGATATTAAGAGAGATTCTAATCAGCAAACTCAAACGACACGAGAGCAGAATTCTAAGTAGTAATTTATTGGGATTTGAGTATTTTGCTAGTAGTGGGGTTTTGAAATTTAGTGTTGATTTTGTCGAGTATTTGGGATATAAAAATAGCATTGATATGGGAGTTGGATCTATAGAAGATATCTATAAAATCGTATATAGAGATGATATCGATATATTTATAGACGAGTTAGATAGATATATAGATGGCAGCTCAAGGCTTGTTGAGTGCAATGTAAGACTACTTAAAAAAGATGGAAAGCAAATTTATGCCAAGATCAAGGCTAAAGCCCTAGATACTCTAAATGATTCTGATGAGATCATAGGCACAGCTATAGATATTAGCGATCATCAAAGATATGTAGTCCAAAACGCTTTAACAAATGCTATAATGTCAAGCTCAATTAATGGTATTTTGATATGCGATGTCAATGGTGATATACTTGATGTTAATGATAGCTTTACTAAAATTACAGGATATAGCAAAGAAGATGTAATCGGCAAAAAACCAAAAGTCTTACGATCAGATAAGCATGATAATGTATTTTATGCCAAAATGTGGTCTGATATCAAGCATTTTGGTAGTTGGAGTGGTAAAATTTATAACAAAAATAGAGCCGGTGAAGTATATCTAGAGCATTTAGTTATCACAGCTATTAAAGATGAACACGATATCATCCAGCGATATATAGCGTCATTTTATAAGATTATGGAGTAA
- a CDS encoding BON domain-containing protein: MRLTISAIFISIIISGCSFKSPLLNLNSIYDTYTISKDERGIYTIIKDNIIQKKIQTKILATPNLSNFHIDVVSQWGEVLLIGEVANMDDKMKLINLAKNTMGVNHIKTYINLKTPNSCHFIDELTMLTKIKTDLISDPHIDSTNINIHIVQCDIVFSGAVATIEQEKRALWYAFHTDGVSNAYSFLHILK, encoded by the coding sequence ATGAGACTTACTATATCGGCTATTTTTATCTCTATTATCATTAGTGGTTGCTCCTTTAAATCACCGCTTTTAAATCTAAATTCCATCTACGATACCTACACAATTAGCAAAGATGAAAGAGGGATTTACACCATAATCAAAGACAATATAATCCAAAAAAAGATCCAAACCAAAATCCTAGCAACGCCGAATTTGAGTAATTTTCATATCGATGTCGTATCTCAATGGGGCGAAGTGTTATTAATCGGTGAAGTAGCAAATATGGATGATAAAATGAAGCTAATCAACCTAGCCAAAAATACAATGGGAGTAAATCATATTAAGACTTATATAAATTTAAAAACCCCAAATTCATGCCACTTCATAGATGAATTAACCATGCTAACTAAGATCAAAACTGATCTAATCAGCGATCCGCACATAGATAGCACAAATATCAATATACACATTGTTCAATGTGATATCGTATTTAGCGGTGCGGTCGCTACGATAGAACAAGAAAAGCGTGCCCTTTGGTATGCTTTTCACACAGATGGAGTTAGCAATGCTTACTCATTTTTACATATTTTAAAATAA
- a CDS encoding DUF4405 domain-containing protein has protein sequence MKVSKPIATTATIATFFIVGATGVFMFFDLKNYGIKTIHEYVGIAMVLACVLHIFANLAPFKKYFSGKKLGFISGAIVLCVIFMLFAPNSKSAQKELYSSFMAVNLNNAIIAFNSDKTAIENYLNSKNIKFEDIDLKEFIAKNNLNEAEFIKILIKR, from the coding sequence ATGAAGGTCTCAAAACCGATCGCTACAACTGCGACCATAGCTACTTTTTTCATTGTTGGCGCTACTGGTGTTTTTATGTTTTTTGATCTTAAAAATTATGGGATCAAAACCATACACGAATATGTCGGTATAGCAATGGTATTAGCGTGTGTGCTACATATATTTGCCAATCTTGCGCCGTTTAAGAAATATTTCAGCGGCAAAAAGCTTGGATTTATCAGTGGTGCTATCGTGCTTTGCGTGATATTTATGCTATTTGCTCCAAATTCAAAATCAGCACAAAAAGAGCTTTATTCTAGCTTTATGGCCGTTAATTTAAATAACGCAATAATAGCTTTTAATAGCGATAAAACTGCAATTGAAAACTATCTAAATAGTAAAAATATTAAATTTGAAGATATAGATCTTAAAGAGTTTATCGCTAAGAATAATTTAAATGAAGCTGAATTTATAAAAATCCTTATAAAACGCTAA